One Ascaphus truei isolate aAscTru1 chromosome 9, aAscTru1.hap1, whole genome shotgun sequence genomic region harbors:
- the BAHD1 gene encoding LOW QUALITY PROTEIN: bromo adjacent homology domain-containing 1 protein (The sequence of the model RefSeq protein was modified relative to this genomic sequence to represent the inferred CDS: deleted 1 base in 1 codon), which translates to MDSTQTDFTGPSLFTDLTCQGRIQSVGKGTLNQEIRKMYPLRGRLSPTMNEKTCTVVLTRLEDVTGSSVLESQGGATASISCWVDDFGTLKVHTGLPSQTQRSSLKRETFSRVSSGMDPCREIPEPRKRRLASLNAEAVNNLLFGRGDVFSARRVRKDFGKVGENCKSVGDWSSLKKPERQPFRKKSRPKCITSDRIPEVVFDDNVKRENSGVAYPPVPKRLASLNAVAFLRLTNEKDHPLKQRSKSDGDDGRSTSRCSKSKLKSTRSNKKSCIKSKKEMLHKKAEEPHGWPGAPNGGFLKPERRDTSRSLRKTEGVHVEQSSNYHDGSEALYHRLPLLMGGQASMKPEYGRPGEKSPTPKQEFQQPSFPMQQLHHLPVPGSPTDCTCLYDSSELTHLGGTCVSYGQSGSPYNGYSDFSMYPKDQVFSPPMTCEELLISQSSLPSSGTFQHLPWCKSRYFGEDPGTNMDSLCGVMRLPLGRVNNMHKGRHCYPYKKPFTAEGYKSLDQLSLAIPTAGHPVSPAHPLSGCPAPSVPPAAEPVPYLQTANAETHTLVMLKTARECPQSSKPPSGSKSGVRNTTGCLHAAHGKTSKNHSHPKQQRISRRRATNGWTPLGTACEKVVYVVNEPEPALRRSYQAVERNGEIIRVRDTVLLKSGPKKNSLPYVAKISALWEEPKTGELMMSLFWYYRPEHTQGGRNPSMHQNEIFASRHQDENSIACIEEKCYVLTFAEYCRFCALVKRRWEGCPSRKALIVPPSEEYCTPVHRRVPDSTDPDLVFLCRHVYDFRHGRILKNPQ; encoded by the exons ATGGATAGCACCCAAACGGATTTTACAGGTCCGAGTCTCTTTACAGACCTAACCTGTCAGGGAAGGATTCAAAGTGTGGGCAAAGGAACATTGAACCAGGAAATACGGAAAATGTACCCATTGCGTGGGCGGCTGTCCCCAACCATGAACGAGAAAACCTGCACCGTGGTTCTTACAAGACTAGAGGATGTGACTGGATCAAGCGTCCTGGAGAGTCAGGGTGGGGCCACAGCAAGCATCTCTTgctgggtggatgactttggcACTCTAAAAGTTCATACTGGGCTTCCTTCACAAACTCAAAGGAGCAGTTTGAAAAGGGAAACCTTCTCAAGGGTCTCTTCTGGGATGGATCCTTGCCGGGAAATCCCTGAGCCCAGAAAACGAAGACTAGCTTCTCTCAATGCAGAAGCAGTGAATAACCTGCTGTTTGGGAGAGGAGATGTTTTTTCTGCACGAAGAGTTCGGAAAGATTTTGGCAAAGTTGGTGAGAATTGCAAGTCCGTGGGAGATTGGTCTTCTTTAAAAAAGCCAGAACGTCAGCCGTTTAGGAAAAAGAGCAGACCGAAATGCATCACCTCAGATCGGATACCGGAGGTCGTCTTTGACGACAATGTGAAGAGAGAGAATAGTGGAGTTGCGTATCCTCCCGTTCCAAAGAGATTGGCAAGTCTAAATGCAGTGGCATTTCTGAGGCTCACCAACGAGAAGGACCATCCTCTGAAGCAGAGGAGCAAATCAGATGGAGACGATGGCCGGTCTACAAGCAGGTGTTCCAAGTCCAAGTTAAAATCAACCAGGTCCAACAAGAAGAGCTGCATCAAGTCCAAAAAGGAAATGTTGCATAAGAAAGCGGAGGAACCGCATGGCTGGCCAGGGGCACCCAATGGGGGATTTCTGAAACCAGAGCGTCGCGACACTTCTAGGTCCTTGAGGAAAACTGAGGGCGTCCACGTGGAACAGTCTTCCAACTACCATGACGGCTCAGAAGCCTTGTACCACAGACTGCCTTTACTAATGGGGGGGCAAGCTTCAATGAAGCCGGAGTATGGAAGACCAGGTGAGAAGTCTCCCACTCCTAAGCAGGAGTTTCAACAGCCCTCCTTCCCAATGCAGCAGCTTCACCACCTGCCTGTCCCAGGCAGCCCCACAGATTGTACCTGTCTGTACGACTCCTCCGAACTAACTCATTTGGGTGGGACTTGCGTTTCTTATGGCCAAAGTGGATCACCGTACAACGGCTACTCTGATTTCTCCATGTACCCGAAAGACCAAGTG TTTTCTCCGCCAATGACCTGTGAGGAACTCTTGATTTCACAGAGCTCCTTACCTTCCAGTGGAACATTTCAGCATCTGCCATGGTGCAAATCCCGGTATTTTGGAGAAGACCCTGGGACAAATATGGACAGCCTTTGTGGGGTAATGAGGCTGCCTCTTGGCAGGGTCAATAATATGCACAAAGGACGTCATTGCTATCCATACAAGAAGCCTTTCACTGCAG aaGGGTACAAATCTCTAGACCAGCTCAGCTTAGCGATCCCCACAGCAGGGCACCCTGTGTCTCCTGCTCACCCACTCTCAGGATGCCCAGCCCCAAGTGTCCCGCCTGCTGCCGAGCCTGTCCCTTACCTGCAAACCGCCAACGCGGAAACTCACACTTTGGTTATGCTGAAGACGGCTCGGGAATGCCCTCAGAGCTCCAAACCCCCCAGCGGCTCCAAATCTGGTGTACGGAACACAACAGGCTGTCTCCATGCAGCCCACGGCAAGACCAGCAAAAACCACAGCCATCCAAAACAGCAGCGCATCAGCAGGAGGAGAGCTACCAACGGCTGGACGCCCCTGGGGACCGCTTGTGAGAAGGTAGTCTATGTGGTG AATGAACCGGAGCCAGCACTCCGCAGGAGCTACCAGGCGGTGGAGAGAAATGGGGAGATCATCAGGGTTAGAGACACCGTTCTTCTAAAATCCGGTCCCAAGAAAAATTCCCTGCCCTACGTGGCAAAAATCTCGGCACTCTGGGAAGAGCCCAAGACTG GTGAGCTGATGATGAGTCTTTTCTGGTATTACAGACCGGAGCACACTCAGGGGGGGCGCAATCCCAGCATGCACCAG AATGAGATCTTCGCATCGCGCCATCAAGATGAGAACAGTATTGCCTGCATTGAGGAGAAGTGCTATGTGCTGACCTTTGCAGAGTACTGCAG ATTTTGTGCCTTGGTAAAGCGCCGCTGGGAGGGCTGCCCGAGCAGGAAAGCGTTGATCGTCCCCCCGTCTGAAGAGTATTGCACCCCTGTGCACCGTAGGGTCCCAGACAGCACGGATCCAGATCTGGTTTTCCTGTGCCGGCATGTGTACGACTTCAGGCACGGGCGGATCCTGAAGAACCCGCAGTAG
- the LOC142502429 gene encoding carbohydrate sulfotransferase 14-like codes for MFPRPLYQLPQGFQMGNDSHPSEGTLALRRIAAHPTLRARGHSTLLPSMLMFGLIVASSGLLLMIEKGILADVKTPPPRGDLAWRPHSREVLGHGDMDQQILQDIRNRTMSSICRQKSMPHSVWELPAAQRRTVLKHILVNDKYKFLYCYVPKIACSNWKRVLKVLDGSLESADVKTKMDHKSDLVFLADLTAEEIRHRLKHYFKFMFVRDPMERLLSAYRNKFGEIKEYQLKYGVEIVKRYRKHPGESAGDDVTFSEFLWYLLDEDVEKMNEHWMPVYNLCQPCAVSYDFIGSYERLREDANYVLERVNTPSFISFPERQAWYKPVTKETLHYFLCNTPKGLIRELLPKYILDFSLFAYSLPNTTSEYCRQ; via the coding sequence ATGTTTCCTCGCCCTCTGTACCAGTTGCCCCAGGGATTTCAGATGGGCAACGACAGTCACCCAAGTGAGGGAACTTTGGCTCTGCGCCGGATTGCCGCTCACCCCACCTTACGTGCCCGTGGGCACAGCACCCTCCTGCCCTCTATGCTGATGTTTGGGCTAATTGTGGCATCCAGCGGTCTGCTCCTCATGATCGAGAAGGGCATCCTGGCAGATGTAAAGACTCCCCCGCCTCGTGGCGACCTGGCGTGGCGCCCACACAGCCGAGAGGTGCTGGGTCACGGAGACATGGACCAGCAGATCCTGCAGGACATTAGGAACAGGACAATGAGCAGCATCTGCAGGCAGAAGAGTATGCCACACAGCGTGTGGGAGCTGCCCGCTGCCCAGCGACGGACGGTCCTCAAACATATACTGGTCAACGACAAATACAAGTTCCTCTATTGCTATGTCCCTAAGATCGCCTGCTCCAACTGGAAGCGGGTCCTGAAGGTTCTGGATGGGTCGTTGGAGAGCGCCGACGTCAAAACAAAGATGGACCACAAGAGTGATCTAGTCTTCTTGGCCGACCTCACTGCAGAGGAGATTCGTCATCGCCTAAAACACTACTTCAAGTTCATGTTTGTCAGGGACCCCATGGAGAGGCTGCTGTCTGCTTATAGGAACAAGTTTGGGGAGATCAAGGAATACCAGCTGAAATACGGGGTGGAAATAGTTAAGAGGTACAGGAAGCACCCAGGGGAGTCAGCGGGGGATGACGTCACTTTCTCCGAATTTCTCTGGTACTTGCTGGATGAGGATGTTGAGAAGATGAATGAGCACTGGATGCCCGTCTACAATCTCTGCCAACCGTGCGCGGTTAGCTACGACTTCATCGGGTCTTACGAACGGCTCAGGGAGGATGCAAACTACGTTCTGGAGAGAGTCAACACCCCGTCTTTCATTTCATTCCCAGAGAGACAAGCTTGGTATAAACCAGTCACTAAAGAGACACTCCACTACTTCCTGTGTAATACTCCGAAGGGATTAATCCGAGAACTACTACCCAAATACATCCTGGATTTCTCCCTCTTTGCTTATTCACTACCAAATACCACTAGTGAATATTGCAGAcagtaa